CGGTCGTCGTCGTCAACCTGCTGATCGCGACCGTGACCGCGCTCGCCGCCGAAGCGCTGATCCTCGCGCTGCGCCGGCGGCAGATCGCCCCGGCGCTGTCCGACCTGTCGGCCGTCGTCACCGCCTGGCTCGTCGTCCTGTGCTTTCCGCCGATCCTGCCGTGGTGGGTCACGGTGCTCGGCGTGCTGATCGCGATCGTCGCGGTCAAGCATCTCTATGGCGGGCTCGGCCAGAATCCCTTCAACCCCGCGATGGTCGCGTACTGCGCGATGATCGTCGCGTTCCCGTCACTGATGTCGCAGTGGCCGCCGGCCGGACAGCTCGACTTCCAGACGCAGCTCGACCTCGTGCTCGGCGGTGCCCGGCAGCTCGACGCGATCACCGGCGCGACCGCGCTCGACGCGATGCGCACCGGGCTGCGCACAAGCGGCGCGAGCGTCGAGAGCGTGCTGCAGCAAGACGGCGCGTTCGGCGCGGTCGGCGGCCGCGGCTGGGAATGGCTCGCGCTCGGCTACGTCGCCGGGGGTCTCTTCATGCTCGCGCGCCGCATCATCACCTGGCACATGCCGGTCGCGTTCATCGCGACGCTGGCCGTCGTGTCGGGCATCTTCTGGCTCGCGGAACCCGCGCGCTTTGCGCCGCCGCTGTTCCACCTCGCCAGCGGCGGCGCGATGCTTGCTGCATTCTTCATCGTCACCGACCCCGTTTCGGGTGCGACGACGCCGCGCGGCAAGCTGATCTTCGCCGCCGGCATCGCCGTCATTGCCTACCTGATCCGGGTATTCGGCGCCTTCCCCGAAGGCATCGCGTTTGCCGTGCTGCTGATGAACCTGTGCGTGCCGCTGATCGACATGAAGACGCAACCGGCGGTGTTCGGTCACCGCGGGAGCCGGCCATGAGCGACCGCTATACCGCCACCCGTACCTCGCTGCGCACTGCCGGCATCATGATCGTGTTCACGCTCGCCTTCACCGCGATGATGTCGCAGACGTACCGCGCGACCCGTCCGGCGATCGAAGCGTCCGAGCAGGAGCAGAAGATGCGCCTGATCAACGACGTGCTCCCGCCGGGCAGCTACGACAACGCGCTCCTCGAGGACTTCGTCGTCGCCGGACCGACGCCCGAGCTCGGCCTCGATCGGAGCGGGCGCATCTATCGCGCGCGTCGCGCCGGCGTTCCCGGGGCCCTCGTGTTCGAAGCGGGTGCGCCCGACGGCTACGGCGGCAGGATCCAGCTCGTCGTTGCGGTGGGCGCGGACGGTCGTCTGGGCGGGGTTCGCGTGACTGCGCACAAGGAAACGCCGGGCCTCGGCGACTACATCGACCCCAGAAAGGATCGCAACAAGACTCAGCCGTGGATCAGTCAATTCGCCGGGATGTCGCTCGCGGACGTTGCGCCCGCGCAGTGGAAAGTCAAGCGCGACGGCGGTGTCTTCGCGTATCGCATCGGCGCGACGATCAGTGCACGCGCCGTGACGAACGCGACAGGACGCGTCCTCGAATATGCAGCCGAGCACCGCGATGCGCTGTTTGCGGCGTCGACCGGCAGCGCGCTCTGATGGAAGAACAGCAATGAATCTCCAGACTTTTCGTGAAAACGCCTGGAACGGCCTGTGGAAGCAGAACACCGGTCTCGTGCAGCTGCTCGGCCTGTGTCCGATCCTCGCCGTCAGCACGAGCGTCGTCAATGCGGTGAGCCTCGGGATCGCGACGGTAGTCGTGATGGCGGTGTCGAACTTCGCGGTCGCGTCGCTGCGCAACTTCATTCCGTACGAGATCCGCATCCCGGTGTTCATCCTGATCATCGCCGCGCTGACGACGATCGTCGACCTCGCGTTCAACGCCTATCTGCACGATCTCTACCTGGTGCTGGGCATTTTCATTCCGCTGATCGTCACGAACTGCATCGTCCTCGCGCGCGTCGAGGCCTACGCGGCGAAAAACGATCCGGTGTCGTCCACCATCGACGGCATCATGATGGGCGTCGGGCTGGTGTGGCTGCTCGGTGTGCTCGGCGGCATTCGCGAACTGGTCGGCAACGGCACGCTGTTTTCGGGTATCGAAATGCTGATCCCGGGCCTGTCTCCGCTGTCGGTGTTCGGCGACGATTACCCCGGTTTCCTGATCGGCGTGCTGCCTCCTGGCGCATTCTTCGCGCTCGGCTGCCTGATCGCACTGTCGAACCGGATCCGCATGCGTGCGCCGGCCGGCAAGCCCACGGCCGTGACGAGCGAAGGGGCAGCCCCGGCTTCGGCGGCGCCCTGAACCGACGGATGAAACGCGACGCGATTCGCGAATTTTTCCGCCGCCTGGCGGCGGCGAATCCGAGCCCGACGACCGAGCTCGAGTACGGATCGCCGTTCCAGCTGCTGGTTGCCGTGGTGCTTTCGGCACAGGCCACCGACAAGAGCGTGAACCTGGCGACGCGCGAGCTGTTCGCCGTCGCGCCGACCCCCGAAGCGATGCTGAGCCTCGGGGAGGAAAACGTCGTCGCGCACCTCAGGTCGATCGGCCTTTACCGCAACAAGGCGAAAAACGTCGTCGCGCTGTCGCGGCTGCTGCTCGAGCGCCACGGTGGCGAAGTGCCGCGCAACCGCGAGGCGCTCGAAGCGCTGCCGGGCGTCGGCCGCAAGACCGCCAACGTCGTGCTGAACACGGTTTTCGGCGAACCGGTGATGGCGGTCGACACGCATATTTTCCGCGTCGCGAATCGCACCGGTCTGGCTCCTGGCAAGGATGTTGTCGCCGTCGAGCAGGCCCTGATGCGTCGCGTGCCGAAAGAATACCTGCACAATGCGCATCACTGGCTGATCCTGCACGGGCGCTACGTCTGCACCGCGCGCAAGCCGCGCTGCAAGGATTGCCTCGTGCGCGACCTGTGCGAGTTCCGCGACAAGACCGTCTAACCCAGAGCAACCGAGTCCAAAAGATGTTCAATCCCTCACGTGAGCAGGTACGCAGCTTCTTCATCGAGAGCTGGCGGAAATATCAGGCGAAGGAAGTGCTGACGCCGCTCGAACACATCGCTTCCGACCTCGTGCTCCTGCATCCCGAATATCAGGCGCTGCTCGAAGACCCGGATTCGCTGTCGCGCGATTTCCTGCCGGAGGACGGACAGATCAATCCGTTCCTGCACCTGTCGTTCCACCTCGCGATCGAGGAGCAGCTGTCGATCGACCAGCCGCCGGGCCTGCGCGCCGCATTCGAAGCCTGTCAGCGTCGGCGTGGCAATCGTCACGATGCACTGCACGACGTGCTCGAATGCCTCGGCGAAACGCTTTTCGACGCGCAGCGCAACAACACGCAACCGGACGGCCCGGCTTACGTCTCGTGTGTCTTGCGCCGGGCAGGTTCGAACTAGCCGGCGTACCCTTCATCTTCCTTCAGCGTTTCTGGTACAGGCCGGACTGGGTCGCGAAGTACGCTGCAAGATCGCCCAGATCCGCAGGCGACAGGTTCTCGACCTGCGCGGCCATGATCGGGTTCTTCCGCTTGCCCGTCTTGTAGTCGAGCAGCGCCTGGTAGAGATAGTCTTCGTATTGCCCGCCCAGACGCGGAAACTCCGGCGACGGACTGTTGCCGTCCGGGCCGTGGCACGCTGCGCAGACCGTCGACTTCTCCTTGCCTGCGGCAGCATCGCCCGCGTGTGCGGGGAAAGCTGCGAGCGCAAGGACCGCCAGCGCCGGGAGGGTGAAATTTCGCCTCATCATTGCGTCTCTCCTCCCGCGGCGCTGTAGTAGGCCGCAAGGTCCGCCATGTCCTGCTCCGACAGACTTGCGGCAATCGCGCGCATCGTCGGATGGCTGCGTTCGCCGTCGCGATACGCCTGCAGCGCGCGTACGAGGTAGGCCGCATGCTGTCCACCGAGCTTCGGCACCGGGTAGACTTCCGGGAACGCGGTGCGATAGCCCGGAATCCCATGACATCCCATGCACATCGATACCTTGGCCTGGGCGGCTTCGGCATCGCCTTCCAGCGCCAACGCAGCCGGTCCACCCAGCGCAAGACAGGCGGCGATAAGCAAATGTCGTCCGTGCATGGCGTCTCCTCGGTTTGTTTTAAGTATGGCTGAAACGGCCGCAAAAAATTCTACGTCGCCCAAAGCGGAATGCAAATACCTGTCATTCTTCGAAAAGCTCCGTAAATCCGTCAGTCCGGCAGGCCCATGCCCGCGCAGGCTGGCCCTATAATCGGCCCGGTTTACTCAGAGGATTCCCCGATGCGCTTCGAAGGTTCACAAGACTACGTCACCACTCCCGACCTGATGCTGGCCGTCAATGCCGCGATCAAACTGCAGCGCCCGCTGCTGATCAAGGGCGAACCGGGTACCGGCAAGACCATGCTCGCCGAGCAGGTCGCCGACGCGCTCGGCGTTCCGCTGCTGCAGTGGCACATCAAGTCGACGACCAAGGCCCAGCAGGGGCTGTACGAATACGATGCGGTGTCCCGCCTGCGCGACTCGCAGCTCGGCGAAGACCGCGTCAAGGACATTGCCAACTACATCCTCAAAGGCGTGCTGTGGCAGGCCTTCGACGCCGAAACGCCGACGGTCGTCCTGATCGACGAAATCGACAAGGCGGATATCGAATTCCC
Above is a genomic segment from Azoarcus sp. PA01 containing:
- a CDS encoding RnfABCDGE type electron transport complex subunit G translates to MSDRYTATRTSLRTAGIMIVFTLAFTAMMSQTYRATRPAIEASEQEQKMRLINDVLPPGSYDNALLEDFVVAGPTPELGLDRSGRIYRARRAGVPGALVFEAGAPDGYGGRIQLVVAVGADGRLGGVRVTAHKETPGLGDYIDPRKDRNKTQPWISQFAGMSLADVAPAQWKVKRDGGVFAYRIGATISARAVTNATGRVLEYAAEHRDALFAASTGSAL
- a CDS encoding DUF1841 family protein, with protein sequence MFNPSREQVRSFFIESWRKYQAKEVLTPLEHIASDLVLLHPEYQALLEDPDSLSRDFLPEDGQINPFLHLSFHLAIEEQLSIDQPPGLRAAFEACQRRRGNRHDALHDVLECLGETLFDAQRNNTQPDGPAYVSCVLRRAGSN
- the nth gene encoding endonuclease III, with product MKRDAIREFFRRLAAANPSPTTELEYGSPFQLLVAVVLSAQATDKSVNLATRELFAVAPTPEAMLSLGEENVVAHLRSIGLYRNKAKNVVALSRLLLERHGGEVPRNREALEALPGVGRKTANVVLNTVFGEPVMAVDTHIFRVANRTGLAPGKDVVAVEQALMRRVPKEYLHNAHHWLILHGRYVCTARKPRCKDCLVRDLCEFRDKTV
- a CDS encoding cytochrome c, producing the protein MMRRNFTLPALAVLALAAFPAHAGDAAAGKEKSTVCAACHGPDGNSPSPEFPRLGGQYEDYLYQALLDYKTGKRKNPIMAAQVENLSPADLGDLAAYFATQSGLYQKR
- a CDS encoding electron transport complex subunit E: MNLQTFRENAWNGLWKQNTGLVQLLGLCPILAVSTSVVNAVSLGIATVVVMAVSNFAVASLRNFIPYEIRIPVFILIIAALTTIVDLAFNAYLHDLYLVLGIFIPLIVTNCIVLARVEAYAAKNDPVSSTIDGIMMGVGLVWLLGVLGGIRELVGNGTLFSGIEMLIPGLSPLSVFGDDYPGFLIGVLPPGAFFALGCLIALSNRIRMRAPAGKPTAVTSEGAAPASAAP
- a CDS encoding RnfABCDGE type electron transport complex subunit D; the protein is MIHSPYIRKPASVQSVMLTVLLALLPGITAYVMQVAAVVVVNLLIATVTALAAEALILALRRRQIAPALSDLSAVVTAWLVVLCFPPILPWWVTVLGVLIAIVAVKHLYGGLGQNPFNPAMVAYCAMIVAFPSLMSQWPPAGQLDFQTQLDLVLGGARQLDAITGATALDAMRTGLRTSGASVESVLQQDGAFGAVGGRGWEWLALGYVAGGLFMLARRIITWHMPVAFIATLAVVSGIFWLAEPARFAPPLFHLASGGAMLAAFFIVTDPVSGATTPRGKLIFAAGIAVIAYLIRVFGAFPEGIAFAVLLMNLCVPLIDMKTQPAVFGHRGSRP
- a CDS encoding cytochrome c, with amino-acid sequence MHGRHLLIAACLALGGPAALALEGDAEAAQAKVSMCMGCHGIPGYRTAFPEVYPVPKLGGQHAAYLVRALQAYRDGERSHPTMRAIAASLSEQDMADLAAYYSAAGGETQ